From a region of the Enterobacter sp. JBIWA008 genome:
- a CDS encoding HofP DNA utilization family protein, with protein MRNSARFLLVCSVLLLTGMRDPFRPPDDPCAIGELAQWRYRGMVGGQETIGILQDGQKRWYRLKTRERFPAGWMITAINETELVVDVGDTCEPEKWTWQREGTDKNEFTDNAVAAGVQSSAVGRRAKTGHAGSR; from the coding sequence ATGCGAAATAGCGCGCGATTTTTGCTGGTTTGCTCAGTGCTGCTATTGACCGGCATGCGCGATCCGTTTCGTCCGCCGGACGATCCTTGCGCCATTGGCGAGCTGGCGCAGTGGCGCTATCGCGGCATGGTGGGTGGGCAGGAGACTATCGGCATTTTACAGGATGGGCAAAAGCGCTGGTACCGGCTGAAAACGCGTGAGCGCTTTCCGGCAGGTTGGATGATAACAGCCATCAATGAAACGGAACTGGTTGTTGATGTGGGTGACACATGCGAACCAGAAAAATGGACGTGGCAACGAGAAGGAACGGATAAGAATGAATTTACGGATAATGCTGTGGCTGCTGGCGTTCAGTCATCCGCTGTGG
- a CDS encoding HofO: MDILLERWCESRPWYRVLFWCLGSLLAGLAAWGTLLRPLERQCAERQRQLIQDARTNAALWPVVRKAPFRPKTTEASELTPFYPLDFQGDGATLVHWKPLQNGGELMLEMEWQALPALFSRMAQRNVQIAAFTISPEGSALRLQLELEHAK, encoded by the coding sequence ATGGATATCCTTTTAGAACGCTGGTGCGAAAGCCGTCCCTGGTATCGGGTGCTTTTCTGGTGTCTGGGGAGCCTCCTGGCAGGACTGGCCGCGTGGGGCACCTTGCTCAGACCGCTAGAAAGGCAGTGTGCTGAACGACAACGCCAGCTGATTCAGGACGCGAGGACGAACGCGGCGTTATGGCCTGTCGTCAGAAAGGCGCCGTTTCGACCGAAAACAACGGAAGCAAGTGAGCTGACGCCATTTTACCCGCTCGATTTTCAGGGCGATGGCGCGACGCTGGTTCACTGGAAGCCGCTGCAGAACGGAGGGGAACTGATGCTGGAGATGGAGTGGCAGGCTCTCCCGGCGCTTTTTTCCCGGATGGCGCAGCGGAATGTGCAGATCGCCGCTTTCACGATTTCGCCAGAAGGTTCGGCATTACGCCTGCAGCTGGAGCTGGAACATGCGAAATAG
- a CDS encoding PilN domain-containing protein — protein sequence MSIMNFLPWRQQRRARCLRFWSAMCVGTVLLMFVVIFCLRMNHLTVLHALQTELTGMQTVQHGLLSRQKLASQAQKPAQTLQRRAWQPVLESLSRAIPAQVWLTELRSQPPALTLTGYATTLPALSALRDALGQIAGFTPGTAGELRQDSQGRWMFTLHLKSEG from the coding sequence ATGAGCATCATGAACTTTCTGCCCTGGCGACAGCAGCGGCGCGCACGATGCCTGCGTTTCTGGAGCGCAATGTGTGTCGGCACCGTGCTGTTGATGTTCGTGGTCATTTTCTGTCTGCGGATGAACCATCTTACGGTGCTGCACGCGCTGCAAACGGAACTGACGGGAATGCAGACCGTGCAGCATGGGCTTCTCTCCCGGCAGAAACTCGCCTCACAGGCGCAGAAGCCAGCGCAGACCCTTCAACGACGCGCATGGCAACCGGTGCTGGAATCCCTTTCCCGCGCCATTCCTGCACAGGTCTGGCTGACGGAACTGCGCTCTCAGCCGCCTGCGCTGACGTTGACCGGGTATGCCACAACCCTGCCAGCCCTGTCTGCTCTGCGCGATGCGCTTGGCCAAATAGCGGGTTTCACGCCCGGGACGGCGGGTGAGCTTCGGCAGGATAGCCAGGGGCGCTGGATGTTCACCCTCCACCTTAAAAGCGAGGGATAA
- a CDS encoding DNA utilization protein HofM: protein MAFKTWQTGVHIQQDRVLIVALAREKSGWCLRHWWAIPLAEGIIRDGKIYQPEQLVDALLDWRKTLPHYHRVFLSFPAARTLQRSLPRPTVVLRDSEQLSWLGAALARELEMSADTLCFDYAQDTFSNTFHVTAAQNNEVDALLALAKTLRLRLVAITPDASALANLLPAVAPATCIAWRDDRQWLWAMRHQWGRRFTTEAENVAELSALLALGPDDIALFDSRRDPWEILERWHAPLPDCGADYTVALALAMSEVPG from the coding sequence ATGGCTTTCAAAACATGGCAAACGGGCGTTCATATTCAACAGGATAGGGTGTTGATCGTCGCCCTGGCCCGGGAGAAGTCCGGCTGGTGCTTGCGCCACTGGTGGGCAATTCCTCTGGCCGAAGGCATCATTCGTGACGGCAAAATTTATCAGCCAGAACAGCTGGTTGATGCGTTACTCGACTGGCGTAAAACGCTGCCGCACTACCACCGGGTGTTCCTCTCTTTCCCGGCAGCACGCACCCTGCAACGGTCGCTCCCCCGCCCGACCGTTGTGCTGCGCGACAGCGAGCAGCTCTCATGGCTTGGCGCGGCGCTCGCGCGCGAACTGGAGATGTCTGCCGATACGCTCTGTTTCGATTACGCACAGGATACCTTCAGCAATACCTTTCACGTGACTGCCGCGCAAAACAACGAGGTAGACGCCCTTCTCGCGCTGGCGAAAACGCTGCGTTTGCGTCTGGTGGCCATTACTCCGGATGCCAGCGCGCTGGCGAATCTTCTTCCCGCGGTGGCGCCAGCGACGTGCATCGCCTGGCGGGACGACCGGCAGTGGCTTTGGGCGATGCGCCATCAGTGGGGACGCCGCTTTACCACAGAAGCCGAAAACGTGGCTGAACTGTCGGCGCTGCTGGCGCTTGGTCCGGATGACATCGCGCTGTTTGATAGCCGACGTGACCCGTGGGAAATCCTGGAACGCTGGCATGCCCCGCTACCGGACTGCGGCGCTGATTATACCGTTGCGCTGGCGTTGGCCATGAGCGAGGTGCCCGGATGA